AGGTCTTTGAGATGCCGGTGCTGGGCTACCTGGGCTTTCTGCCCTTTGCCGTGGCGGTCTTTGACCTCTGGGTGTTTCTGCGCTCGCTCTGGCCCTTTCACCCTCCGGCCTGGGAGCGGGAGGAGCTTTAAGCCTTAGCCCCAGGCCAGAGCTCAAGGGCAATGGCAAACAGCAGGAACCCCACGGCGCCCCGCCAGAAGGTCACCGGCGGCTTGCCAAGCACCGTGATTTGCCCAAAGGCGGCCACCGTGCCCACCACGAAGGCCAAAGCAGCCAGGATAATCAAGGCCAGGATAAGGTTTCGCATGGCGCACCTCCCTCCTTCGGTGTCTGCGGGAGAGTATAGCGCCGCAGCCGCTTGACCTAAAGGTTACCTTTTGACTTTCAGCACCAGGCCCGCCATGGCCGGAAAGCCGAGGATGAGCTGGAAGGCCAGGGTCCAAAAGTGAAGGGCAAATCCCAGGCTTAACGCTTGGGCGGTGGGCACACCGGTGACGGTTAAAGCCGAAGCAAAGCCCGCTTCCAAGGGTCCCAGGTTTCCCAAACCGGCAATGGGTATCGCAGCTCCCAGGGTCGCGCCCAGCACCGAAAGCAGCACCTGCCCAAGGGAAAGGCTGGCACCCATCCCCCGGCAAAGTACCGCGGTAAAGCTCACAATGAGCGCCCAGGCCAAAAGCGAAAGGGCGAAGCTTGCGGCCACCACCGCCGGCCGATGTCCCAGATCCACCAGCAACTGGCGCATGCGAAGGGCCCCCCGTACCAAACGTCGGGTAGGGAGCCAGCGCACCACCACCCGCCAGGTTTGGCGGTGGGCTGAAGCCCAGGCAGCGAGGACAAGAAAAAACAGCAAGAAAAGCGCTGGAAAAACGAGGGCGAGCGGGAGCAAACCCAAGAGCGCCAGCCCCGCCACGGCCACAGCCAGCGACCAGAGGTCAAAAAAACGCCCGGCCAGCCACCAAAAAGCCCCCTGCGACAGCTTGCTGCGCATCGTCCAGCGGGCGAGAGGCGGCAAAGCCATCTCCCCCAAACGCCAGGGCAAGAGGGAAGAAACGGCTTGGGAGGCGGTAAACAGGAAAAAAGCCGAAGCGACACCCAGCGTGCGGTCGCTCAGGAGCTTAAGGCGCCAGGCGCGGGTGCCGACAATGCCAAGGTGCAAAACAAACGCCAAAACCAGCGTGGGACCCGAAATGCCGGTAAAAAGCTGCAGAACAGCTTGGGGTTGGGCCACGAGAAACAGCGCCAGTGCAAGCACGGTGCCCAGGACCAGCAGCAGCGCTTTCCAGCGGAAGCGCCTCACTTCTTCTCCCGCTCCCGGCTGCGGAGCTCATCCAGAAGCCGGCGGTTCACCGCCACCAGGTCCGCCAGCACCGCTAAAACGGCCAGCTGAAAGGCTCCCAAAAGCAGCACCGCGCCGGCGATCAGCGACTGCACGTGGCCGGCGGGGGAAATGCCAGCAAAGTAGAAGTACGCGAACCTGCCAAAAAGCAGCAAACCGGCGGTGGCGCCCAGAGCCGAAAGCCCCAGCAGCACCCGCAAGG
This Thermoanaerobaculum aquaticum DNA region includes the following protein-coding sequences:
- a CDS encoding lysylphosphatidylglycerol synthase transmembrane domain-containing protein, which gives rise to MRRFRWKALLLVLGTVLALALFLVAQPQAVLQLFTGISGPTLVLAFVLHLGIVGTRAWRLKLLSDRTLGVASAFFLFTASQAVSSLLPWRLGEMALPPLARWTMRSKLSQGAFWWLAGRFFDLWSLAVAVAGLALLGLLPLALVFPALFLLFFLVLAAWASAHRQTWRVVVRWLPTRRLVRGALRMRQLLVDLGHRPAVVAASFALSLLAWALIVSFTAVLCRGMGASLSLGQVLLSVLGATLGAAIPIAGLGNLGPLEAGFASALTVTGVPTAQALSLGFALHFWTLAFQLILGFPAMAGLVLKVKR